The following coding sequences are from one uncultured Desulfobacter sp. window:
- a CDS encoding spore photoproduct lyase family protein, with amino-acid sequence MIRPTRVFMDKDLDRTPEIEYLISKVTPEPETVEDSKPVYDLINQADDPVGFAKEVLYITSNKGALIRQCPGTSHYTCCDYTILHCGTFCTMDCSYCILQAYFHPPVLQYFAGFDRYTAALDPIFQGKEILRIGTGEYTDSLIWEPVSLMPKFLVEKFAAQDRAILELKTKTVNIDSLLDLAHNRKTILSWSVNTPEMIASQERGTATLAARLKAAAKAVAKGFRVAFHFDPIFLYPDCETAYERVIEDIFNHVSPKDVVWISIGTFRFMPHLKSIIEARFPESTIPYGEFITGLDNKMRYFKPLRIAMYQRLAAVFRQLAPDVTVYFCMEDEEVWMKTFGVFPGKPKALARMLDRAAADRCGLNACLLQT; translated from the coding sequence ATGATTCGGCCGACCCGGGTATTCATGGACAAGGATCTGGATCGGACACCGGAAATTGAGTACCTGATTTCAAAAGTTACACCGGAACCGGAGACGGTTGAAGATTCAAAGCCTGTGTACGACCTGATCAACCAGGCTGATGATCCCGTGGGATTTGCCAAAGAGGTGCTTTACATTACCAGCAACAAAGGCGCCCTGATTCGCCAGTGTCCGGGCACCAGCCATTACACCTGCTGTGATTACACCATTTTACATTGCGGCACGTTTTGTACCATGGATTGCTCCTATTGTATTCTACAGGCCTATTTTCATCCACCAGTGCTCCAATATTTTGCAGGTTTTGACCGGTATACGGCCGCACTGGACCCGATTTTCCAAGGAAAAGAAATTTTACGCATCGGCACCGGCGAGTATACCGATTCTCTGATCTGGGAACCGGTCAGTCTGATGCCCAAGTTTCTGGTTGAAAAATTTGCCGCCCAGGACCGGGCGATTCTTGAACTGAAAACAAAAACCGTTAACATAGATTCGCTTTTGGATCTGGCGCACAACCGGAAGACCATTCTCTCTTGGTCCGTAAACACCCCCGAGATGATTGCCTCCCAGGAGCGAGGTACCGCCACGCTGGCCGCCCGGCTTAAGGCCGCCGCCAAAGCGGTGGCCAAGGGGTTTCGGGTGGCTTTCCATTTTGATCCCATTTTCCTGTACCCTGATTGCGAAACAGCCTATGAACGGGTGATTGAAGATATCTTCAACCATGTCAGCCCCAAAGATGTCGTTTGGATTTCCATCGGCACGTTCCGGTTCATGCCCCATCTGAAATCCATCATTGAAGCACGGTTTCCCGAATCCACCATTCCCTATGGAGAGTTTATCACGGGGCTTGATAATAAGATGCGTTACTTCAAGCCGTTACGCATCGCCATGTACCAGCGTCTTGCGGCTGTGTTCCGGCAGCTTGCACCTGATGTTACCGTCTATTTTTGCATGGAAGATGAGGAGGTGTGGATGAAAACCTTTGGGGTCTTTCCGGGAAAACCCAAAGCACTGGCCCGTATGCTGGACCGGGCTGCCGCAGACCGTTGCGGACTTAACGCCTGCTTGCTTCAGACTTAA
- a CDS encoding ParB/RepB/Spo0J family partition protein — MTFTDIPVSEIDLSDTGFRVTGPNQNIESLSASISQYGIAVAPLVLHIWDKYIVVSGFRRIEAALHAKVSRITCRVMPVGKESDAAISAVTENAFSRELSASELVRATGLLLRFMDAKDIARNAASLFNRPMNTGYINTLAGIYAMPDAVLDLLDDNKISIKACKFLMSMDAETQTEFLLLFSRIKVSSGIQMEIITWTKEICALEKISPATLIRQSPLGTRGNHAPQADGHRDMNALGKQFKAFLAQRRFPVLTAAKDNAREKINGFGLDAGLQLAVPENFEGMVYTMQLAFKNVDEFKAQLNRLTELANRSEFKDLMDNKI, encoded by the coding sequence ATGACATTTACTGATATCCCGGTGTCTGAGATTGACCTTTCAGACACCGGGTTTCGCGTTACAGGGCCCAATCAAAATATTGAATCGCTATCGGCGTCCATTTCCCAATATGGCATTGCTGTTGCGCCTTTGGTTTTGCATATATGGGACAAATACATTGTGGTGTCGGGGTTCAGGCGAATTGAAGCGGCCCTGCATGCAAAGGTGTCCCGAATCACCTGCCGTGTCATGCCTGTAGGAAAAGAGAGCGATGCGGCCATCTCTGCTGTGACCGAAAATGCATTTTCAAGGGAACTGAGTGCGTCCGAGCTTGTTCGGGCCACCGGGCTTTTATTGCGTTTTATGGATGCCAAGGATATTGCAAGAAACGCTGCATCACTCTTTAACCGGCCGATGAATACCGGATATATCAACACGTTGGCTGGTATTTATGCCATGCCGGATGCGGTCCTCGATCTTTTGGATGATAATAAAATATCCATCAAGGCGTGCAAGTTTCTTATGTCCATGGATGCAGAGACCCAAACTGAGTTTCTGCTGCTTTTCTCCCGGATCAAAGTATCCTCAGGCATTCAGATGGAAATTATTACCTGGACAAAAGAGATATGCGCCCTTGAGAAAATCAGCCCGGCAACGCTCATCCGGCAAAGCCCTTTAGGCACAAGAGGTAACCATGCCCCCCAAGCAGACGGGCATCGGGATATGAATGCCCTTGGAAAGCAGTTCAAGGCATTTCTTGCCCAAAGACGGTTTCCTGTGCTGACGGCAGCTAAAGACAACGCCCGGGAAAAGATCAATGGGTTTGGACTGGATGCCGGGTTACAACTGGCCGTTCCTGAAAATTTTGAGGGTATGGTATATACCATGCAACTGGCATTTAAAAATGTGGATGAGTTTAAAGCACAGCTCAATCGCCTGACTGAACTTGCGAACCGTTCTGAATTCAAAGATCTTATGGACAATAAAATATGA
- a CDS encoding phosphoribosylaminoimidazolesuccinocarboxamide synthase yields the protein MSIIPGTEYEGLPLIRQGKVRDIFDTGDALLMVTTDRLSAFDVVLPDAIPDKGKVLNQISVFWFKQMESIVKNHIISTDVNDYPQEFHKYKDQLDGRSMLVKKAEPMAVECIVRGYISGSGWKSYQSEGHVCNIKLPQGLKESDKLETPLFTPSTKAEIGDHDINIGFDEAVNIIGKETAEKLRDLSLEIYNRGAAFALEKGIIIADTKFEFGLLDGEIILIDEILTPDSSRFWPLDDYAPGRGQKSFDKQTVRDWLTNSGWDKTPPGPSLPQDIIDNTSKTYKEIFTRLTGNTI from the coding sequence TTGAGCATTATACCCGGAACAGAATATGAAGGTTTGCCGCTGATCAGGCAAGGAAAGGTCAGGGACATTTTTGATACGGGCGATGCCCTGCTTATGGTGACAACCGATCGGCTTTCCGCGTTTGACGTGGTACTGCCCGACGCCATCCCGGACAAGGGCAAGGTGTTGAACCAAATCTCCGTGTTCTGGTTCAAACAGATGGAAAGCATCGTTAAAAATCATATTATCAGTACCGATGTAAATGATTACCCCCAGGAATTTCACAAATATAAAGATCAGCTTGACGGCCGCAGCATGCTGGTGAAAAAGGCCGAACCCATGGCTGTGGAGTGCATTGTCAGGGGCTATATTTCGGGGTCGGGCTGGAAATCCTATCAATCCGAAGGTCATGTCTGCAATATCAAGCTGCCCCAGGGGCTCAAGGAGTCCGACAAGCTTGAGACGCCGTTGTTTACGCCGTCCACCAAGGCTGAAATCGGTGATCATGACATCAATATCGGTTTTGATGAGGCTGTAAACATTATCGGCAAAGAGACCGCAGAAAAACTACGGGACTTAAGCCTTGAAATTTATAACCGCGGTGCTGCGTTTGCCCTGGAAAAAGGCATTATCATAGCGGATACAAAATTTGAGTTTGGCCTGCTTGACGGTGAAATTATCCTTATTGATGAAATATTGACCCCGGATTCATCCAGATTCTGGCCTCTGGATGATTACGCACCGGGCAGGGGGCAGAAGAGCTTTGACAAACAGACGGTCAGGGACTGGTTGACCAATTCAGGCTGGGATAAAACCCCGCCGGGTCCCAGCCTTCCCCAGGATATCATTGACAACACCAGCAAAACCTACAAGGAAATTTTTACCCGACTGACCGGGAACACCATCTGA